The segment AACATTGGATTTGGATCGCCTAGCATCGCAGCTACTTTATAAAGTTCACGGCCGAAATCCATCGAACCCACAACTGTTTGTGAGTATTTTCTGCGGGCATCATTCAGTTCAAGAATTGCTTTACCTTGAGTAGAGGCATCGCCCGAAATAAGACCGGTTTGGATCTTAGTCATGATGTCTGTTTGGTACTTAATAAACCCTAATTTTTTATAGTATCCATTTTGTAAGTTCTCGGCGATGAAAGCGCCAACGTCTTTTGCCGTTTCAATTTGCATCTTTTCAATGCGCTCTGGACGAGTGAAATAATTGTCTTCATTGCCATCAGCCAAGTTTTTAGGTTTTACACCATAAAGCGGGTAAAGGCGGTCAATACCTGAATCTTTTGGTGACAGAAGTTCTTTGACATAAATGTCGTAGAAATTGAAAGAGGCCGTATAGTTCGAAGTCAGCTCTCCTAAGAAACCAGACCAAGCTTGGTGAGCCATGTATGCTTCTGAAAGGTTGTTCACACGCCAAGCGCTCATCTTCTTAGAAAAGTCGCGGAGATTTTGATTGAGCTCATCCGTTTTGCCGGACCATTGAGATTTCTTTTGTGCTTCAATACCGGCGACGATGTCATCGTTAAGACCGACAAATTCTTTTCCATCGAAGTAGTTTTTCCAAGCATAGGAAATGTAGTGTTCCAATTTCATCTGAACAACGGTAAAGAGGGCCGCATTCACACCACTAGAAGCGAGTGTAATCAGCCAGCGTGCACCTTTCACTTCAAGACCGCCCGGCATCAACAACGTTGCGAGCTCGATACCAACGACTCTGAGAACGGCACCAACCGCCAAACGTGCACCAGTCACAACTAAGAAAGACCCTAAAAGGGAAGCAATGCCCGGGCCTTCAAGGATTTTCTTGTCTACGACGAGATATTTGTATGCGCCATCGCAAGGATTATCGACGCCTTCAGTTTTTTCGCCTTTAAATACAGAAGCTGCGCAAGCACGGATGTGCGGATCGCTAACGACTTGAGTGAAATAGCCCTGAACCGCCATACCGACAGTCATCCCCAGCATACCAATCGGCATGCCGAGCTTTGGACGTTTCAACCACATGTTCAAAACGTTTGATGTAACGCCTTGAGAATACATAAACATGAAGAAACCCAATTGACCCACAGGAGAAAGACTGTGCTCAATATGTTGTTTCATGCCTACAGGATTATCAGCATAGTTCGTCAAAAGCTGAACAGCGGTCATACCGCCCAAAGCGAGGAAGAAGGCTGCGGACTCCACCGGGAATGATTTCCAGGCGTGCATCGCGGATTCCTTATTCGCGATTTTTAAGTTTGCCATGCCGGCACGCAATTTTGAATTTAGCGTGCTTGGCGAATATTCCATCAGAGATTTTTGATCGCGAAGAGCAACCTCACCGACAACTTTTTTAGTTTCGCGGTCGACGAAGTACATTTTGTTATTTTTAAGATCCAAGCGAGAGTCGTAGTTCATCTTTGCTGCGTAATCGGATAAGGCAGCAGCACTTTTCTGACCCTCTTGAGTCAGTTTGCCGTCTTCCACTTCAAGGCCTGGAGTGGCCGCATGAGAAATAGCAGGCGCCAAGACCATTTGGGCTATTACAAAGTAACTAGCAATGATTTTGGACCAATTCATGGGCTCTCCTAAAACACGTATGGGTGCTTACAAAGGTATAAAGCAAGGCCGATGCCTGGTTATATTTGAATAGAGGCGTCTCAGAGTGAGACCAGGCCCTAATTTGTCTATCCCGTGTTAGATGTGTGACATTCGAAGGGGTTTTAGTAAAATCTCATTATGAGACATTTCATAGCTGGGTTTTTAGTTCTATTGACGGTGGGTTGTTCAAACTGGGCGTTGAAAGAGCGCTGTGAAAAAACCAACTGGTTTAATTACTCTCAACAAGTGGCTTTCGAAGGAAAGTATCTCGAAGAAGACGGCTTCGTGAAGGCCTGCAAAAAGCTCGATTTAACAAGTGCTGTGCAATTGGATCTAGGATTCAAACAGGGCCGCGAAAAAATGTGTCAGTATGACGAGATTTACGCCCGCGCTAAAGAAGGCGTTCCGGTGTTCTTTAAATTCTGTGATGGCCTTGAAATGAACCAGATGAAAAGTCTCTATCAAAAGGGTCTTCTGACATATTGTACGAAAGAAAAAGGATATACGTTTGGTAAAGCGGGAAAGATCTATCAAAATCTTTGCTCACCTGAGCAAGAAAAGGTCTTTTTGCCGGGTTTCTATCAAGGTCGCAGAGAATACTTAACTTCCTATATTGCGGAACAACGTGCGAGTCTCGATAAAATTAAGGCATTAGAAGCAGGCTACGCCCAGACCGAAAGAAATCTTCAGAGCGAGTATTCAACACTCCCTTCAAATGCTCAAGAGTGCCACTCACAGAGTGTTTACAATGAATCAAGCAAGCAGAACGAGTACAAGACTGTCTGCGAAGAAGCTTTTTACATTCGCAGCCGCCGCTCAGATCTTTGGTCAAAGATGGACGATATTCGCTCAAGACTCAGCGAACTTAGAAACGACTGGCGTGAAACCGACGAAAGCATCAAGAAAGCGCAAGTCTCGCTGAACGAGCTGCCATAAATAAAAAACCCACGCTTTTGACGTGGGCTTTTAGATTCAGATTGTAAACCGAAATTATTTCTTTTCGATTTTCAAGTGCTTGATCACGATGTCTTCAACCGGGCGATCCATTGCGCCTGTTGGAGCTTTAGAGATGCTATCAACGACATCCATACCTTCGATCACTTCACCGAACACTGTGTGTTTGCCATCCAACCAAGGAGTTGCAGCCACAGTCACGAAGAACTGAGAACCGTTTGTGTTAGGTCCGGCATTCGCCATAGAAAGGATGCCTGGTTTAGTGTGCTTAGGAGCATCCGCTGGAAACTCATCTTCGAAACGGTAACCTGGGCCGCCAGTACCAGTTCCAAGTGGGTCACCACCTTGGATCATGAAGTTAGGGATGACGCGGTGGAATTTCAAACCATCATAGAATGGCTTTTTAACTTTGTTGCCAGTTTTAGGATCCGTCCACTCTTTAGTGCCTTCAGCAAGACCCACGAAGTTCTCAACTGTTTTTGGAGCTTTATCAGCGAAAAGTTTAACTTTGAATGTGCCTTTGTTGGTTTCGAATACTGCGATCATGTCTTTTCCTTTTTTATCGTCTTTTTTTGTCGCTTTGGACTTCTTCTCTTTTTTATCTGCTTTTGAAGTCTCTTTACTGTCTTTGCCTTCTGCCTTTTCTACTTTCGTAGTGTCCGCTGGGGCTGCCGCTTTCTCTTCTGCTTTTGAGTGGAAACTGAAGGCCGTTAAGATAAAGGCCAAAACGTAGATCCACAAAATCTTCTTTAGATGAATGCGATTAATCACATAAACTCCTTCATAAAAATGCTTATGAGCTAGGATTTAGTATCTTTGACCGTCTGCGGGGGTCAAGTCGATTAAGTACCTGTAAATTCTCAGAGATTAGTAAACTTAGTTCGTTTTCAAGCGCCTGCGGAGTTGCTTGGAGCGCCTTAGCAAGCTGCTGAAATGATTCATGATTTATTTGTACTTTTGCGCCGCCCTCGGTCGACACAAGTTGCAGCATTTGTTCCATTTGACGCAGGCGTAGATAATGACGCTGCAATGACTGGGTGCCAGCAATTTCAGAGAGAAAATTCATCGTACTTGGACCCTTAATGGGGATCAATTTGTTGAGCACTTCGGCTTGCGAAAAGAGCTCAATATCCAGCATCCCACCCTCAGCATACTTCAAATCAATCGAGTCCGGTGCGAATCGCACGAGACCTTGGCGAACTTTCTCGAGTTCTTGTAAGTCCGCATCCGTGAGGGCTTTTTTCCGCAATTTGGATTGCAGATTTTCTTTCTGGGGATTCAGCCAATGAGCCTTCAAGTAAGCTTGGCGTTCCCAGGGCTGAGCTTCATGATCGAGATAGTCTAAAAGCTGTTGTTCTGAAATAACAAAGGGCCCGGCTTTGCCTGAAGGCTTCAGTCGGGTATCAATTGCATAGATACTGCCGCCTTTTCTAGTTTCGGTGAGGCGGTTGATAAAACGGCGAGCGATCTTACCGTCCGTTTCGTTAGGATCTTCCGGAGTTACAAAGATGAAATCAAGGTCTGAGCGGAAGCCAAGTTCTCTTCCGCCCCATTTTCCGAGGCAGAGAATCTCAATCTTTGAAGGGAACTCCTTCTTGAGTTCTTCCAACAACGTGGTGGTGATTTCGTCAGCCGTGGCACTGACATTGGCTTGTAGCTCCTCAATGTTTTTGTCTTCAAGATAGTGAGAACCATTAATAAGCTCACCGAGCAGACGTTTTTCAACAAGCTGCTCAAGCAAAATGGATAAATCATCCTTTTGCAGTTCTTGTGAACGATAGACATAGCTATCTATAAGTTCCGGCCGAGAACTCAGGATCTGCGATAAATAAGGCGAATGACCGAAAAGCCACGCAAGCTCATCCATCAAGTTCTTATTGCGAACCAGTAGGGTAAAGAAGCTGGCTTTAGCACGGGTGGATTTAATGAACTCCTTCAAATGCTGAAGAGCTTTATCCGTATCACCTTTTTGTTTCTCTAAAGTTTCGTAGAACTCATTCAGGAATTGCAAACGAGCTTGCTCATCGCGCTCTTTATGGCGAGAAAGAACTTCGATTTGCAGAATCTCCTGCCAGACTTCTTGGGAAGACGTGTTCTGCAAAGTCACCGTCGTCAGTTTGTCGGAGGCTTTACCCAAGAGAGTACTGACGATCTGGTCACAGCGATTAAAATCCTTCTCAAGATTTGCAGTGATCGCAGAGCCCCAGCTTGGCAGCAGTGTTTTCTTTTCAAGCAGGTGAGTTTGCTCATCATTCTGTGCTTGAACGAAGTTTTCAAGCTGGCGGAGCTGCCAATAGTGTTTCTTTAAAAACTGCGCATCTACCGCCGGAAGGATTTTAGTTTCCTCCAGCAATGTCAGTGCGTGATCGGTCGATGCGACCTGGAGATTTGGATTCTTTCCGCCGTGAATGACTTGCATCGCATGGACGAAAAGTTCCACATCACGAATACCACCAACGCCGAGTTTCAGATCCCAAACGGAATCCGTCGAATTCGGTGAATAGTGCTGACGGATTTTAGCCCGCATGGATTTTAGGTCTTCTAAGAGCGTATAATCAAGGTGCTTACGGTAAGTGAACTTCTTCGCGAAAGCGGCAACTTGTGAAATCAATCCTGAGTCACCGGCAACACCGACGAGGCGAACAAACGCAAGACGTTCCCAGGTTTCGCCATAGTTTCCGTAATAATCCACGAACTGATCCAGAGTCGGGATGAGCGGGCCTTGGCGACCTCCGGGGCGAAGATCAAAATCAACTCGAAAAAGAAATCCGCGGGGAGTTCTTTCAGTCAGAGTTTTTTGAAAAAGGCGCAGAGCTTTTAAGTGCTGAGCATCGGCTTCTTGCGCGACGATCATCAAATCCACATCCGAACTTAAATTCAGTTCTTGTGAACCCAACTTACCTAAAGCAAAGAGCGCGACCGCACTTTGTCCGAAGCATTCATTAAAGACGTCTTTGAGAAGATCATTCGCGAACTGACTCCAAGTATGGCAAACGGTTTTGGAATCAGCAGTGTCAAGGATAGTACCGAGGGCCGCGGACATCCAAGTGGAGGTTCGCTGCTGATGACGGCTTTGGTCCGGAGAAAAACTGAACTGAGCGTAGTGAGAAAGAGCCGACGAAAATTTTTCGGCCCCCGAAATCTCGGAGGCCGAATATGAAGAAACAGGTTTTAAACTACTCAAAGTTATTAGACCACTTTGGCTTGTAGTAATTCGCATCATCTAAAGTCACGCGGCGCTCTTCAGTGCCGTCAACCGTAGAGATATAGATCTGGTTTTTACCAGTGCGATTGCTTGTGTACATAACGAAGCGGCCATCGGGAGAGAAGCTTGGATCTTCATTCGTGGACCATTTGCCGTTAGTCTTCTTCGCAGAAGTCAGGCGGATCATGTTCGTCCCATCGGCATTCATCACAAAAATATCGAAGTGATCCTCACTTTGGCCGGCAAAAGCAATCTTCTTACCATCCGGAGACCAGGCCGGTGTTGAGTTGTAAACGCCGGCGAAAGTGATGCGTTTCACATTAGAACCGTCCGCGCCCATTGTGTAAATCATCGGGCGACCGCTACGATCTGATGAGAATGCCACTTTACTGCCATCGGGGCTGACGGCTGGTTCAACGTTCATCGCACTGTTAGGGCCATTCGTAATTTTGCCCTGAAGAGTTCCATCAAAAGACATTTTATAGAGGTCCGGAGCACCTTGCTGAGAGATCGTCAGAAAGATGGTTTTATTGTCTGGAGCAAAGCAAGCTCCTGAGTTCAGACCTTGACGGAAAGAGATCAAATCGCGTTTACCGGTTTGAATGTTGTACAAGAACATGTCGGCATTACGCATTTTAGTCTTAGAGCGAACGACATAAGACGTGTAAGCAATACGCTTTCCATCCGGAGACCACGCCGGAGATAAAGAGATAGACTTGTGGCTTGTGATTTTCTCAGGATTTGCGCCATCCCAG is part of the Bdellovibrionales bacterium genome and harbors:
- a CDS encoding DUF2799 domain-containing protein, translating into MRHFIAGFLVLLTVGCSNWALKERCEKTNWFNYSQQVAFEGKYLEEDGFVKACKKLDLTSAVQLDLGFKQGREKMCQYDEIYARAKEGVPVFFKFCDGLEMNQMKSLYQKGLLTYCTKEKGYTFGKAGKIYQNLCSPEQEKVFLPGFYQGRREYLTSYIAEQRASLDKIKALEAGYAQTERNLQSEYSTLPSNAQECHSQSVYNESSKQNEYKTVCEEAFYIRSRRSDLWSKMDDIRSRLSELRNDWRETDESIKKAQVSLNELP
- a CDS encoding glutamine-synthetase adenylyltransferase translates to MSSLKPVSSYSASEISGAEKFSSALSHYAQFSFSPDQSRHQQRTSTWMSAALGTILDTADSKTVCHTWSQFANDLLKDVFNECFGQSAVALFALGKLGSQELNLSSDVDLMIVAQEADAQHLKALRLFQKTLTERTPRGFLFRVDFDLRPGGRQGPLIPTLDQFVDYYGNYGETWERLAFVRLVGVAGDSGLISQVAAFAKKFTYRKHLDYTLLEDLKSMRAKIRQHYSPNSTDSVWDLKLGVGGIRDVELFVHAMQVIHGGKNPNLQVASTDHALTLLEETKILPAVDAQFLKKHYWQLRQLENFVQAQNDEQTHLLEKKTLLPSWGSAITANLEKDFNRCDQIVSTLLGKASDKLTTVTLQNTSSQEVWQEILQIEVLSRHKERDEQARLQFLNEFYETLEKQKGDTDKALQHLKEFIKSTRAKASFFTLLVRNKNLMDELAWLFGHSPYLSQILSSRPELIDSYVYRSQELQKDDLSILLEQLVEKRLLGELINGSHYLEDKNIEELQANVSATADEITTTLLEELKKEFPSKIEILCLGKWGGRELGFRSDLDFIFVTPEDPNETDGKIARRFINRLTETRKGGSIYAIDTRLKPSGKAGPFVISEQQLLDYLDHEAQPWERQAYLKAHWLNPQKENLQSKLRKKALTDADLQELEKVRQGLVRFAPDSIDLKYAEGGMLDIELFSQAEVLNKLIPIKGPSTMNFLSEIAGTQSLQRHYLRLRQMEQMLQLVSTEGGAKVQINHESFQQLAKALQATPQALENELSLLISENLQVLNRLDPRRRSKILNPSS
- a CDS encoding PD40 domain-containing protein; amino-acid sequence: MLKFLIVVIATLSCYGAFAQEEGREPSAAPAAGAVSSDIKLGEARTKKSLLAFPALNYQGSPSGSYQTVGADLYNTINNDLTVSAFFQMIPQKAFLEDTSKVGLRPAPGEANGFKFQSWSTIGAEFLIRAGFFLAGGEVNMEAYVYHVGKSQLVMGKKYKGPISSTRKLAHTFSNDVLEALTGKTGMFLSKIVVGSDKGQGDYKEIFIMDWDGANPEKITSHKSISLSPAWSPDGKRIAYTSYVVRSKTKMRNADMFLYNIQTGKRDLISFRQGLNSGACFAPDNKTIFLTISQQGAPDLYKMSFDGTLQGKITNGPNSAMNVEPAVSPDGSKVAFSSDRSGRPMIYTMGADGSNVKRITFAGVYNSTPAWSPDGKKIAFAGQSEDHFDIFVMNADGTNMIRLTSAKKTNGKWSTNEDPSFSPDGRFVMYTSNRTGKNQIYISTVDGTEERRVTLDDANYYKPKWSNNFE
- a CDS encoding peptidylprolyl isomerase; translated protein: MIAVFETNKGTFKVKLFADKAPKTVENFVGLAEGTKEWTDPKTGNKVKKPFYDGLKFHRVIPNFMIQGGDPLGTGTGGPGYRFEDEFPADAPKHTKPGILSMANAGPNTNGSQFFVTVAATPWLDGKHTVFGEVIEGMDVVDSISKAPTGAMDRPVEDIVIKHLKIEKK